The following DNA comes from Acidimicrobiales bacterium.
GCCTTGGCCGCGGCGGTACCGAAGACCGAGGCGGCACGGTGCTCGAGCGTGGCCTCGTCGACCTCGGCCAGACGGGCGTCCATGAGGCTGAACAGCCGCATCTCTTCGAGGTTGGTTCCGATGAGCACCTCGACGTCCGCTGACGAGCCGTCGCTGATCGCGTCCTGCGGAGGGCGGGGCAGGCTCACACCGTCGACGACGGGCGTGAACGCCAGGTTGGGCGTGGTGCGATCGACGACCCGGCCCTGGGCGGCGAGCAGGCGGTCGACGGGCACCTCGACGAGGCTGCCGACGTCACCGGGCGTCAGCCCCAGCTCGGCCAGCAGGTCGCGCGTGACCCGCTCGGCCTTGTCGCGCGCCACCACATGCGCACCAGCCCCGCTCTGCAGGATGGCCCGGGAGAACAGCCCGCGAGCCGCAGGCATGGCCAGCAGGGTCGCCACGCTCATGGCGCCGGCCGACTCGCCGAACACCGTCACCTGGGACGGGTCCCCGCCGAATGCTGCCGCGTTGTCGCGCACCCACTGCAGCGCCGCCACCTGGTCGAGGATCCCGCAGTTGCCCGAGGCGGCGTAGCGCTCGTCGCCGAGCTCGCCCAGCTCCAGGAAGCCGAGGACGCCGAGCCGGTAGTTGATGGTCACGATCACGACGTCGCCAGCGAGCGCCAGGCTCGTGCCGTCGTACCACGGGGTCGAGCCCGTGCCCGTCACGAAGGCGCCGCCGTGGATCCACACCATGACCGGCCGCCGGCCGTCATCGAGTGCCGGCGTCCACACGTTGAGGCTGAGGCAGGCCTCGGACTGCTCGAGCTTCTCGGCCCCGAGCATCATCT
Coding sequences within:
- a CDS encoding carboxylesterase/lipase family protein; this translates as MPSGPIVQTNQGPVVGSTTGPVHVFRGIPYARPPVGELRWRPPEEPRPWTAPLDASGFGPVAPQNPSPLEMMLGAEKLEQSEACLSLNVWTPALDDGRRPVMVWIHGGAFVTGTGSTPWYDGTSLALAGDVVIVTINYRLGVLGFLELGELGDERYAASGNCGILDQVAALQWVRDNAAAFGGDPSQVTVFGESAGAMSVATLLAMPAARGLFSRAILQSGAGAHVVARDKAERVTRDLLAELGLTPGDVGSLVEVPVDRLLAAQGRVVDRTTPNLAFTPVVDGVSLPRPPQDAISDGSSADVEVLIGTNLEEMRLFSLMDARLAEVDEATLEHRAASVFGTAAAKAVEVYRRSRPEVPLGEVWTAVLTDQVFRIPAIRLAEAQSIHQPRTYMYLFSWATPILGGKLGSCHAVEIPFVFDNLDKPGAGVFTGDSAGRQEIATRMSEAWTAFARHGVPDTASLPTWPAYEAGQRSTMVLDTECVVVQDPAGEERLQWDAVA